The sequence ATATAAGTCATTTATCTTTAACGGTTAAAACAtggtattttttcaattttaaaacagtGTTCTTTTTGTACCACATGCTACATCCCATATACATTGTGGCTTTTAATTTAATGGGCTACGGTTATCATAAATAGATAGGGTTATACAATTGGTATCAAATTGGCTCATTGACAATCTCactaaagaaattataatatccCATAGCAGTAAGAAATAGGCTTATGCAACAACCTCATGAGAAAACCCCTAATGGATAGCTTGAGTGGTAAAACATGTGAAATCTCTTAGAGGAAGACTTGGGTTTGAGACTGAGCAATGTTATATCAAAAACAAACTTTTGAGATACTTGGTGCAATGGTTGTGAAGTTAATCACTCTATCTAATGAcgaatttagatttttgttaAGAGGGTCTCCACGTAGAGATCAATACAAATCGAATCGAGTCCAAACACTCTTTGATTTAagttcgatttaaattaaaaatagtttaactcaAGTTCATTAAGTCAATATTAATAATGGCTCAAGTTcgctcaaataaaaaataattcaggccaattcaattcaaatttatggtttgactctataatttgaattcatgattcGATTCTACTTGAATcagtaatttgaatttatgtttcattaacaaaacaatatcgttttaactaAACAATATACAAAACTAAATATTCAAGTCAAAGCGAGCCATATATTTAAACCACCAATTcatgttataaatttgaattaaaccaagtcacaaatttgaaccgctaatttgagttatgaattcaaattaaattcaagctTAATCGAATTAAACACTTTCTAGCTTGAATTTggttcagtttaaaaaaaaaatcaaatattttagttGGAGAGACCAAGCTAACTTAGTTTGCATCCAACCTTACCTCCACAGCTCtgtcattgtttatttattgtttaattttttttttaatttaagatttaacctaaataatattttctcaattttttctaatttaaagaTGAGTATATGTCTAACCTCATAAAGGCTCAAATCCTCTCTTAACTATATCCACGGTTTTAGCTATtcaatgtaattaatttaatcttgaaagaataattcaatttaaaaagaatttcttgtcataaaaataaataaataaataacctcACGAGGAAAGTTCATAAGACAGAGTTGTTATttagtttcataaaataaagagtttgtAACGCCTCACATTACTAACAGATAAAGTTTATAAATACATTTAATAAGTGCCATGTGGATGAATACCAATAATTTCACGGCGGAAGATTGTTTTATTGATGATAGTCGAAAACAAATCTTATGGGCTAGCTTTTTATTTTTGGctatattaatcttttaatataataaataataatgcttgtgattttttttttttaaaatataaaggtatAGATGATAGAGTTGACGGTTTTGTATGGTGAGTATAAGATTATCCAAGAGACAAGAGTTTGACGTGCCGCTGAAAAAAACAATTCCTGCCAACATCCTCGCCCAATCCAACACATCAACTCAACAAAGCTTAATTATTTTGGCACACACTTCATGTAAAACATGCCATCTGATGAGCTGACTTTATGGTGGCTGCGTGCATGTGACCTCCACACCAGTGGAAGTGTTGTGATTTGGagaaaaatttgtttattttcccttttattcTCTTCTTAAGCTTCTTATTATTATGATCCTCTCTATATCTATCGAATAAATAAGCATACAAAAAGCGTTATATGTAGATGTACGTTTCATCTTTTCATCCATCGAATGAAAATTTCTAAGTCATTCGATTTCAATGAATCAATGATCATGAATTTGTATGAACGTTctgatgataaaaatataatacttGTCGTGGTATCGATTACATATCAGAATTTTATTTCTCATTATTCAGGGTAAGATGTTTTGAACTGCTAAAGATCAGTTAAAGGCAAGACGAAAAAGCACAGATAACACAAGATGTATTCAAACAGCCAAAGCACAGGTAGCGACAGAAAAGACAACAGACAGAAAACAGAAACTGCATCCATgcaaaagttattaaatttaatctctGTTTCTGAAATCTTTTTGTCTTCGCCTGTGCGTGCACgcatttttttgtttggttagtGGGAAAATAACCGAGAACAGACGTAACTGTTCACCCTAATTTAATAAGGCTACATCAAATTATTGCCATTTTCACGTGGTTTTGTTGCTCTTTGATTGGCCACCTCTCCACAATCGCCATGCATGGCACTGGCTGCAATACAGGAACTGCGCTTCATATGTTTTAacgtatttatattttattgacaCATTTGCGTGTGAATGGATAAGCATTCATGATTAACCCAAAGAATGGTTTGAATGGCAAACAAGAGGCTTTATGATGGAGACTAAAAGTCTCGCatctaatcaaaataatataagtaagtgatatataaatataaattagactTTAagataaatcaattaattttgtataatatgagttttgatcttCACATTTATAAGTTTAATACCAAAAATGGGTTGGTCTAACAGtctaaaatgatttttaataatataagtgatagaATGAATCTTAATACAAGTCAATTGATTAGATTTGTGTAATATGTACTTCGATCTCTATCTTTATATGTTCAATATATATTTCGATTCTGATTTGTGTAAACAAGTTCGAATTTAAATCTCTTTTAActatatttaaatatcaaacttttgatttatgtaGTTATAGAATCGATAACTAAACCAAACTTGAGAATTAATCACATCAAACAAACCAGTCTGATTTGGATTCTTCTTTAAAACAAAAAGTATTCATGATTAATCTGCGTCTTTAATTCTCTTAAAATAATGGTGAAGAAGATTGATCCTTGTTATAGAATATTAgtgctaataataataaacttaatagaaattttttatatggtaattcatttaaatttcacGAACAAGTATTTTGGTAAAATCAGTAACAAATTAAGCGTGATTGAAGATGATAAGGATTCATATATGGAATATACAAAACGTGATTTCTTATAGGCCGTTTAGTGTTCACCTAAATCGAAATATTATGTTAACTcaatagagtaatattatgtgtatccattttttatacacaatttatgtatacagtaatgtatcataatgtaattagatgattttaaaacatgtattatcatatgataaagaaacatccaattacatgataatacctcatctgtgtatacaaattatataccaaaaataggtgcacatagttttattgaactCAATAATAACAAACCCACCAACCCATAAAATCAGAACCTTAACTCATAATTAACAATaagaaaaccctaattttaaaaccttaattCTTCCTTTCCTCCACAACAGCACACAACGGCTTCTTCATTTCACAAGAGAGCTTCATAACCTCCGTTAGGTCAACTGGGTTCGCCATGTCTTGAACCCAATTGAACCGGTTCACCAATTTAGCCACCCAAAGGGTTACCATGGCTAGCCCCAGGTTCTTCCCAGGGCACACCCGACGACCAGCCCCGAAAGGGGCCAGCCTCAGATCGCTGCCTCGGATGTCCACATCAGCATCCAAGAATCTCTCTGGTTTAAACACCTCTGCGTCCTCCCACACGCTGGCATCGTGCGTGATGGCCCACATGTTCACCATGGCAGTCGTGTTGGCTGGGACCAGCATGCCATTGCTGAGCTGGACGTCCGATGTTGACAGTCTCGCCCATGAGAGAAGTGGGCCCGGTGGGTGGACCCTCAAAGCCTCCTTCACCACCGCCTGTAAGTACGGTAGTCTTGCCACGTCAGCATCCGTAATGGCCCTGTCACCCACCACTCTTTCCATCTCCGCTTGAAGCTTGGATTGTATTTCCGAGTTCAAAACCAACTCGGCCATAACCCACTCAGTTAACAGAGCGGTAGTGTCAGTTCCTCTAAAGATCATCTCCTGcatgaaaaaaccaaaattaaatcaCTGTGTCAGCCCAGTTATCTGCcacttcattaaaaaaatttcacatgacGTACCCATAAGATAGCGATCATGTCATCTTCTTGTAGTTTTTCGTCACCGTCTAAAGAGAGCAAAACGTCAACGAAATCACCATTATCACATGTTTTCCTCGACTCATTGTGTCTATGTTGATCGATCATCCGTTTAACGAATTGTTTAATTCTGGGGACGAGTGTTGAGCAACGCTCAACTATACGACAAGGGTCATAAAAGAAACTTATCCATGGCAAATAATCACACATGTTGAAAGCGCCCAAGAGATCAAATCCTTCTCTCACCATTTGTCGAAGCTCTTCGAGCTCATCTTGGTCACGTTCAAAATCGTATCTTTTCCCGAAGACGCTGCCCATGATATTGTTCAAAGCAGCGAACTGGAGGTGTTTGCGCAACAAAACGTAGCCGTTTTGCTTCTGTTCGCTCGAGATGTTGCGAAGCATGACGTCACAGTCGGTTTGACGGCCTGCCTCGTGGGTGGAAATGCGGCGGGGAGAGAAAAGACGAGAAGAGGCAATTCTTCTAAGAAGTCGCCAGTAAGTCCCGTTAGGGGCGAACCCGATGGCGCGGCTGAACATGAGGCTGCGAGCAGACTGTTTCACGGGGCGGTCGGCAAAGTGAGGAGAAGTCAAAATCTCCCGCGAAATAACTGGATGAGACGACACAGCGACAGGAGTTTCTCCAAGGCTGAAAGCCATGAGTTCGGTGTTACCCCGTCGTTTCGCCATGGAAGCTAAATAACGGTGAGGCAAGCAGCGACTTAAAAAGAATAAGCTTCCAAAAAAAGGAAGACCTCTGAGCCCAGGAATGGGGATTCGACCTCGAGAGTTTCTTCCGTTTTTCCAAGCGATGCCGGCGGGGGCAAATGCCCACGTGaggaaagcaagaaagaaaaatgcaagaaagaaagagaagaaatcaTGGGAATCGAAAAGATTAGCGGTGGCGAAGAAACTGAAGAGACACCAGGCTTTTTGAGCATTGTAATGCTGTGAAGACTCCATTGTAGAGGATAAAAGAGAAGGGAAAATGACAGTGGTGCTTGTTGAAGAAGTGCAATAGATGTGAGGCAATATATAGGGggaattgaaagaaaatgaacagTTAAGAGGAAAGATTCACGTGGAGAGCAggggaaatgaaagaaaaagcaaTGGCGGTTACGCACGAAAGAAGAGAGAGGAGACAAAtaaaagggatattaattaaaatagccaAAAACTTTTTCGCTTATATCTTTTAGGTAAACacacaataattttatttttataagtaaatttgtttataactccaaaaataccctcccagccctGTAGGTGTAGATGCTGGAAGGAAGGTGTGGTGTGCACGGTGTGTGCGGAGTGCTCGCGGTGCGTAGAGAGTACGCAcactctcatatatatatatatataaacagagtaCGGAGGTGCACGCaccctttcttatatatatatattaaatattataatataatatttaaaatatatattaaatattataatatttaatataatatacataaataataataataatttttaaatatatattatatatataatattataatataataaatatatataataatataatatatatgtaaaatttattattattattattttatatattatattaaatattataatatttaatatatatatatatatatatatataaaataataaataaatatatatgtattaaatattataatatatataaataataataacaaatttttaaatatatataataatataatatatatttaaaaattattattattattattatttatgtatattatattaaatattataatatttaatatatatttatttatttattatatttttaaatattatattatattatttaatatatatatataagaaagtgTACGCgcagttgtttatatatattatatgagggtGCGCACACTCTGTACGCACTGCACACTGCGCACGCACCTCGTACACTAcgcacgcaccgcgcgcaccacGTGCACTCCACACGCACCGCATGCACCACACATTTCTTCAAGCGCCTACACCTACagggctgggagggtatttttgaagttacaaaaaaatttgtttataaaagtaaaactattgtgtgtttgcctaaaaaggtataaacggaaaaatttttgcctattttaattaatatcctaaaTGGCGTTATGAATTCGAGGGTTAAGAAGGAGGCCTCGGAGAGACAGCATTGAAACACAGGGAGACTGTACATAAACAGTCGAGTGAAATTTGATTAAGAAAGGTAATTAGAATTACAATTTTACCCTCAGATAAAGGctattttctaaataaaaaaaatccaggGTGCATTGGTTTTCAGTTTTTAGCCGGCCAAAGGAATTATTCCCACCTATAGTAtaatgttttttcaagttttttttaattaattttaaaaattttattaatttatctataaataattaaatttattaattttataaataaaatcatcattttatatttaatattaaaaataaacttaaattttattttattttttctttcaaatcttaaaaactaataattttttttaatctaagtttttaaaaatagcattttTTTTCTAGGGTTTCCACacaacattaaaaagaacacAACTAGAATAAGGATGTACCAGAAAGGAAGAGAAGTTGTTTGGAGTTGTCAATCAttgctaaaaaaattaatctaaaaaattaaaaatcttagggtaaaaatattgtttttgaaaatttgagttagaagaaaattattaattttaacagtttaataaaagaaataatataactaataaatttaattaattttaattatttataaatagataaataagattaaaaaatgtgtaGGGCTTGGTGGTGTTGTGGGTGTGGGGGAAGTCCCTTGGCCGTTTTTCACCTAAAAATTTGCAAAATGCATGTTTGTTACCGTTAAAATGGAAAACACATGAAAGAATCGGAAAAGCGAGatcc comes from Mangifera indica cultivar Alphonso unplaced genomic scaffold, CATAS_Mindica_2.1 Un_0005, whole genome shotgun sequence and encodes:
- the LOC123205442 gene encoding cytochrome P450 78A7-like, which gives rise to MESSQHYNAQKAWCLFSFFATANLFDSHDFFSFFLAFFFLAFLTWAFAPAGIAWKNGRNSRGRIPIPGLRGLPFFGSLFFLSRCLPHRYLASMAKRRGNTELMAFSLGETPVAVSSHPVISREILTSPHFADRPVKQSARSLMFSRAIGFAPNGTYWRLLRRIASSRLFSPRRISTHEAGRQTDCDVMLRNISSEQKQNGYVLLRKHLQFAALNNIMGSVFGKRYDFERDQDELEELRQMVREGFDLLGAFNMCDYLPWISFFYDPCRIVERCSTLVPRIKQFVKRMIDQHRHNESRKTCDNGDFVDVLLSLDGDEKLQEDDMIAILWEMIFRGTDTTALLTEWVMAELVLNSEIQSKLQAEMERVVGDRAITDADVARLPYLQAVVKEALRVHPPGPLLSWARLSTSDVQLSNGMLVPANTTAMVNMWAITHDASVWEDAEVFKPERFLDADVDIRGSDLRLAPFGAGRRVCPGKNLGLAMVTLWVAKLVNRFNWVQDMANPVDLTEVMKLSCEMKKPLCAVVEERKN